The nucleotide sequence aaataaaaagtaaattacaaagtaaaatgtaatttaagTCAAATCACCAAGTATCAAATTTAAATCTATCAACGGTCATTAAATGTAATCTAATTTGAAGTTTAAATCAATGTCATTTGAATTTTGCAATTGAATTTTTATTGCGTTAAACTTGAAATCAATTGAATAAGAAGTTGAATTAATTTGAAGtaatacattacatttacatttccctgttgttttcattttgaatgAGACTTAATATTTCAGCCTCATGCAATTCCGTGCGCCACCATTTAATTCGAACGCTTTTACTTTGGACTTTGGTGTTTAGGTTGTACCATAGACTACCTGTCAATCATGCTCTGTCCCCCGCCCCCTCCACTGAATCTGAGTCGATGATTTCAAGTTTAACATAAAACTTTCAAAATTCAAATGACATTGATTTAAACTTCAAATTAGATTACATTTAATGACTGTTGATAGATTTAAATTTGATACTTAGTGATttgacttacatgacattttactttgtcatttaattttatttaatttttgttACTTTGACCTTTCAtacgcctagcttcactcacatccatctggggcctcttccattgagagtgatttcagcacgagattgtatggtagagccaatcaggacgcagggcaggagtttcatagatgtgtcttgcgtagaagcgactgtgagactgttatcagcgtcacgggttggctttgatgtgagtggttgaaatagcacgtcaatagatgacggacaagtggcttatccaatcatatgcaagcatttttgattaggcccagccttctgaagcaacacttcaatggattgatcccagatggagctaggcggaacgaaattcatctggcgagagtcaggttacataGTCATACCCATGTTAGGTGAACTGACCTTTATCTGCATACTTTTAGTATTTCCTTCACAACAGTGCATTTGATTTTTACACTTCAGTGTTCAGTTAGGCCGGGGTTGAGGTCATTGTATGTCATGGAGTGatttttataattaattaattatttaaaaaatgaattgaTCATATCATTACATGACTCATCAACATCAACCTCAAATAAACTGAAGAATAAATACAGTGTGCTGTAGGCCCTACAAAAAAATCATTTGAATAGATTACTGCATGAGATCAATTGTACCCTAGTCGCTGTAAAAATCATGGTGTATCTGAACCTATGATCTGAACTCAGGTGGCTTGTGGTTTAGGTAGGCCAAAATGAGACTTAAAGTGCCTGTGATGATATTTTTAGTCCATCAACAATATAGGCTGCTGCTGTGTAACATCATCAGTATGAACATGTTTAAACTCTCACTGTCTAGAGCATTTTAGAGCATTCCTAAAGCATTATTCatgcatatttatttaaatgtcaTGGGCCCAGTTTAGCCTGAACTGTGAAATCATGTAATACATCATGTTAAATCAGGTTTGTGTTTACAGGAGCTGGAGAAAACTTGGAGAATACAATGGCAGCATTCAGACAGTGAGTATCAAATTTGGCCAATCTCTTTACTtatgaaagaaaataaaacatcagTTATTTTAAGCTCTAAATATGAGTTCATGCCAGTATTTAGAAATCATACTGTAAAGTAGGCTATACCACTGCCACCCACATctcactgtatatatatatatatatataataagtcCTGAGTCCTGACTTGTTTCTACagcaatacagtgtgtgtgtgcgtgcgtgtgtgtgtgtgcgcgtgcacatgtatgtgtgtacgtgggtgtgcatgcatgtttgttgtGGTATGGTGGCCTACGGCCTGTATGCTTAAGCCCCACTGTCCTCCACTAGTCTCCTTCCCACCACCTTCACCTTTTTATGTCTTAATCAGTGCGGTGCAGCTGGGCACAGACATGTTGGAGCTGGACTGTCATCTGACGAAGGACGAGCAAGTGGTGGTTTTGCACGATAGCAACCTGATGAGGTCAACAGGTGTGAGCGTTGACATCTCCGATGTGGCCTATGTGGTGAGTGACCAGACTGGACAAATGCCCTCTCACCATCTGTCCCCAGGATTCACACTAAGCTCCCTGGCCCACTTTGACATTTATCTGCTGGACAACTCTCTGacactcactctgtgtgtgtgtgtgtgtgtgtgtgtgtgtttctgtatgtgtttgtgtgtgaatgtttgtgtgtgaatgtttgtccTTTTTCTACACAGGATATCCCTCCTTACCTCTGCAGACTTGGTGTTACCTTTCAGAAAGGTAAGGATTGTTCTGAATGGCAAAATATGATGTTTTATAGAtcatgtgttaatgaatgtACTGTGTTACACATGAGGTGTTACTGAAAGCAGGTGGTCATCACATGGTTGAAGAATAGGTCCACACAGTCAAATTGAAGATGCTACAGTGTGCTCTGTTCCAAAAGAGACACATAATCCATATTAAATAGCTAGACTTTTGTGCTATTTCataatgtgttggtgtgtacaTTTCAGTACATTGAATGACACTGTACCTGACTTAGGGACTATAAAGCAGATGAATAGAATAGGTGTAATTTGAGGGCATTATACCTCTCATGAGTTTGGAGTCAATTATGTATGGATATTCATGTTCTGTTAACATTTCTGTGATGAGTAGTCCATGAATAAGTGTTGAGAGGTAAAGGTGGGCTCCATATGAAGTATAGTCCAGTGCCTGGTGTGTAATTTATCCTTTGTCCAAATAGAGTGTTATTGTGAGGGAGGTGACGACAAGCGTATCCCTTTGCTGAGAGAGGTCTTCGAGAACTTCCCCACCACACCTGTCAACATCGACATCAAAGTCAACAATGACACCCTCATCAAAAAGGTCTGGTTTTCAACAAACCCTACTGTCCTTTCACTCGTATGGATTTTGTGTGCATAGTCTGTGGAGGCCCTGTCTGAAGAGATTATTGCTGGTCTGCTTTACCGCTGCAGGTCTCAGAACTAGTGGTCAAATACGACCGGGAACATCTGACTGTGTGGGGAAACTCTAACAATACAATTGTGAAGAAATGCTTCAAGGAGGTAAAGAATCAAAGAGTCAAAGTTTGTTAAGTGACTTGTCAGGCTTTAAGATATGTGAATGGCATGTCTCATTGTCCCCTGTGTCTCTTCTGTGGTGGTTAGAACCCACAGATCCCATTGCTGTTCAGCATGCCCAGAGTGCTGCTCCTGGTGGGGCTCTTCTACACTGGCCTCCTGCCCTTCTTCCCTCTCAAGGAGCAGTTCCTAGAAATCCCCATGCCTTCCATCATCACCAAGTGAGCAGCCATTCACACTCAGCCACACAGatgaattatttttaataatgcaTCAGCTTTTAATCATGACTTTCTGTAACAGTCCCTTTGGCTTGCGATGGCACAGAGCCACTTGTAGACACAGGCGCTACCACATGACATTTAAGTGTGAAGAACTTCATTGAAGTCTCAGGCTCTACTACAGCCGATACAGCTGATTAGTGTTCTGCTGATTGTGGTGCTGTCTGTGATTAAGttagttgagttgagttgattgAGTTAACAAAACTGGTTCAAACCAGAACATATTTGCAGATCTTGGAAGTTTGTACTGATTAATCAGCAGAAATGTGGTTTTTGTGTTTATGCCAGACAGTTCGGAAACATCATGGCTTTTTAACCATATTCCTCTATTCCATGAACATTGCTCACTAATCTCATGAGTTGAGCATGATTCGTTATTAAATTTATTTAAGTT is from Alosa alosa isolate M-15738 ecotype Scorff River chromosome 15, AALO_Geno_1.1, whole genome shotgun sequence and encodes:
- the gdpd1 gene encoding lysophospholipase D GDPD1, with translation MCAALYILSTVTGYVLTSALLLKCPALLHRRKQGVFRSRHISHRGGAGENLENTMAAFRHAVQLGTDMLELDCHLTKDEQVVVLHDSNLMRSTGVSVDISDVAYVDIPPYLCRLGVTFQKECYCEGGDDKRIPLLREVFENFPTTPVNIDIKVNNDTLIKKVSELVVKYDREHLTVWGNSNNTIVKKCFKENPQIPLLFSMPRVLLLVGLFYTGLLPFFPLKEQFLEIPMPSIITKLRDPSRLTRSQRVFIWLADTLLMRKALFDHLTARGIQVYIWVLNDEEDFQRAFDLGATGIMTDYPTKLKEFIEKNSIRLSKE